In Sparus aurata chromosome 3, fSpaAur1.1, whole genome shotgun sequence, the following are encoded in one genomic region:
- the pkib gene encoding cAMP-dependent protein kinase inhibitor beta — MTEVEPVLDFASSGRSGRRNALPDILGSPAGVNPGDLPLKLAELSLKDGPGGAQSPTAEEPPALPESSEGKEGS, encoded by the exons ATGACGGAAGTAGAGCCAGTGTTGGACTTTGCCTCCTCGGGGCGCTCGGGGAGAAGAAATGCCCTTCCTGACATCCTGGGCTCTCCGGCGGGTGTAAACCCTGGTGACCTGCCTCTTAAGCTGGCAGAGCTATCCCTCAAAG ATGGTCCGGGAGGGGCCCAGTCACCCACGGCGGAGGAGCCTCCAGCGCTGCCGGAGagctcagaggggaaagagggATCGTAG
- the LOC115579303 gene encoding stathmin-like, translating to MASAEDIQVKELDKRASGQAFEVILATPAPDAKGNFPLSPPKKTDVSLEEIQKKLDAAEERRKNHEAEVLKHLAEKREHEKEVLQKAMEENNNFSKMAEEKLNQKMEANKENRTALMAAMNEKFKEKDKKLEEVRKNKETKEGTSED from the exons ATGGCATCCGCTGAAG ATATCCAGGTCAAGGAGCTTGACAAAAGGGCCTCAGGCCAGGCCTTTGAGGTCATCCTTGCCACTCCAGCCCCAGATGCCAAGGGCAACTTCCCCCTGTCTCCTCCCAAGAAGACTGATGTCTCACTGGAGGAAATTCAGAAAAAGCTGGACGCAGCAGAGGAGAGACGCAAG AACCATGAAGCTGAGGTTCTGAAGCACTTGGCTGAGAAGCGCGAGCATGAAAAGGAAGTGCTGCAGAAAGCTATGGAGGAGAACAACAACTTCAGCaagatggctgaggagaagctCAATCAGAAGATGGAGGCCAACAAAGAGAACCGCACAGCACTCATGGCAGCGATGAATGAGAAATTCAAGGAGAAG GACAAGAAGCTGGAAGAGGTCCGAAAGAACAAGGAAACCAAAGAGGGAACCTCGGAAGACTGA